From the genome of Planococcus sp. MSAK28401:
TGTCAGCTCGAGTCCAATAGAAGCCATTGTAATTCCTTGGCTTTTAATTGAATCCGCAGCTGAAATAGTATCCTGACCATGCGTGCGTGACTGTCCGTTAGCATTATAATTAAAAGTAGTTCCGTTTCCTACAATCTGCCGATTCGGATCATAACTGATTGTCGGCACACCGTCCGTAAGAGTGACAATGACTCGGTTGTCTGCCTCGCTATTTTCTAAAAGTGATGCGGCTTCTTCGAGAGCCTGTTGAGTGAATGTCCCCCCATTAAGATTGTTTCCTCTCTCCGATGGAACATTCGTCGGAATTTGATTGATGATGTCGTTTGGATTACTGGTAAATGTTTTAAAGGAATAATTTTCCGGTGGTGCACTAGTGCCGGAATAAACCTCGTTGTTTCTTCCATCAAAAACCATCGTCCCGTATGTCACCAGGGCCATTCGAATATTGTTTGCGGCATTGACCTCTTCATTCAATAAGCCTCTAACAAAGTCAGCCGTTTCCGCAGCTGATATTTGATCACGATCATTTGTATTCATACTACTGGAGTTATCATAAACGATAACAATGTCAGTAGTTTCAAGCTCTTGTCGTGATTTTCCTTCTACTGTCAAATCGATAAAGTACTCACCCGTATTTCCGGTATAAGTAGCTTTTTTCGATATAATTGAATCATCGAACTCCAAATCTTCTGCGGCGTTTCTTACTGCGCCGGATTGATCTTCATTTTCTTCTTCTAAGACATTCGGCATAGCAAACGCTACATTCAAAGAAGGCAAGAATAACGAACTCACCAATATAAATACGAGAAACAACTTAAATCCAATCCACTTATTATTCTTATTCACACTGTACCTCCAGTTATTTTTTAGCACAATTTATAGCTTATCAGATACTACCTTTTTTTAAAACAGTATGTTAAATATTTCTATCCCTTCTTTTTAATAACTATCGATATTTCGCCGTAAAATATTGCTGTTAACTTGCGAGTAGACCAGTGATAATGAGAATTATTCGTTCATTTCAGTAACTTATTAACTTCGTCTGGTTACTTCGTATATTAATAGGATTGAGATATTCATTAAAAAAAGCTAAACGTTGTAGAATGTGACGCAACTTCTATTTTCTATCTACCTTATTACAATTAGAGACTGGTTTGCTTATCTACCTAACTTTCCTAAAAGTCCTTTGTAGACAGTTGACTATTGTGGGCAAACGACGTTATATATTGCGAGATATATAATGTCAGACTTACACTATTTTCAGAGGGTAGTTTTTCACTCTACTCCATGAAACCAGTGATTTTTCTTCGGAATATTTTATGTAATCAATATTCTAAAAACAACTATCTAAAGGAGCTATCTTATGAAAAGCACGCTAGTCACTAGAAAAGTGAGTCACCTCGGCCATATCATGATCCCCATATCCCAAAGAAAAACGTTAAATATTTCGGTCGGAGATGAATTAGAAATTTTATTGAAAACGAAAAGATTATAATGAAAAAGCACCTAAATAAAGAATCTTGTGTAATCACAGGGGCACTGATAGATAAAGAAACCGACCTAAACTATTCAAATAGTATTTCACTAAGTTCTGCAGGCGCTGCAATTCTTTTAAAAGAATTACAAGATTATAATAGAGAAGAATAAATTGATGTATTTCATCTGAAAGCATCGACTATAGTGCGCAAAGATGCAAGACTACTTTCTACCCCGTCCCTCTTCTTACATTCAATCTATATTTATAGATAATCCTCTATTCCCATAATTAAGTTGTACACTTATAAAAAGCCTTCGAATTAAGGAGTGGAACAGTGAACGATTTTTATAGAGCATTGAGCTATGTGAATGAATTAATCTACAAACCAACTAATTTAATTTTAAAATCGGTTCAAGAAGAAAAACAAAACGCTAAGTATGGTGCAGGTAGATTTCAATTATCTTCTACAACAGTTCGATTCAGAGTGGCGAACATTACACCTACGAAAACAGGACAGTTTGTTGCATTTTGGGAGAAAGATGAAAACACCAATAATCAGCCCTATTCCTATGCGGAAGCCCCGGATTTATTAGTTATAACTACGTTTAAAAGTGATAGTGAGTTTGGGCCAATTTGTTTTCCCAAAAGAAGTTCTTCTCACTCAAAACATTCTTAAATCCACCTTAACAAAGGGGAAAATGGCAATAAGAGATATCCAAGTTGGGATATTCCGACCAGCAAGCAAGCAGTGAAAACACAAGAATGGCAGTTGCCTTACTTTGTTGATCTAAGTACTCCAAAATGGCAATAAGAGTATATCCAAGTTGGGATATTCCGACCAGCAAGCAAGCAGTGAAAACACAAGAATGGCAGTTGCCCTTACTTTGTTGATCTAAGTACTCCGGATAACGTATCCAAAGAAAAAATAACAGAACTGTATGCTTTTTGATTCTCTAAAACATTGCTCTAACGTTTACATGAATTTAGTGAAATCAAATGCATGTTGGAAGCAAAAATGACGTTAATATCGACAATCCTCTATTATTGTACCTTAAGCGTAAATAGAGCCAGTTGGAAATTGAGCAGAATACTCATTCATAATGGCGAACTAAACAAATTGTATAAACTCATGATTTGAAAATCTATATACTACGTTCAAAACACCGGAAATGCTATATGAAAAATGACCATCGATCAATATTGAGCGATGGTCATTTTTCATGTTATTAGCTGATTTTCTTATAGCTGAGTCTAACCCTAGAATCACTAAAGTTATGTCACATCCAGTTAGTTGATAATTTTGTGTTGTTATATCTAATTTCTTTAAATTCGTTCTGTTTGCTGAAACCTTAGATAATAGGCACTGCATAGACAATAAAACGGTCAGATGCAGCACCGAATAGTTGAAACGGATAACAGGTTACCAAAACCAGCTCTTCCTTATTTCTTGATTGGATAATGGATGTATCAGTACCTTTCACTACATCTGTTCCAATCACTCTATATTCGTACGTTCCATATGGCATAGTAATTTTAATCAAATCATCTTCTTCAATGCCCTCCAAAGGCTCAAAAACGGTGTCTCGATGCCCGGCTAATAAAATTTGATCGTTCTGTCCAGGAAGCTTGGTAGACGGCATATGACCTACCCCCTTACGTAGTGACCCTTCATCTGTTCCAGAAATGATTGGTGCCTCAATCTTAACGGAGTCAATTTCAATTACACCAGCATTGTCCCCTACCTCCATCTGAAAATCTGGAAGAAGATCGGCTTCCTCTTCTCCTTTTTCTGAGCCTTCTACGGACTTCTGCTTTCCAGCAGTTAATTCTTTATTTTCTTCAATCATCTGCTTTGCAGCGATGAGTTCTTTGTCGACCTCCGCACTGCCTTGAACTAATTCATACACGGCATAACTAACAACTAAGAAGCCCATTAATAAAAGCCAATACCTGCTCGCTTCATTGCCCTCACTCCTAAAATAAAGGCCCTCTTTAATCAAGAGAAAAAAGAGGGCCTCCTTATTACATTATTTCCAGTGTCTTACGACGTTTGTTCCACACTAGCAACATGATCACTCCGATAATCATCATGAGTCCGCCAATAATCATTATATTGAACGTATTCGTTGCTGTTTGTGGCAATTTATCTTGAACCGGTTGATCTGGCTCAGGGTGGTCGGGTTGTGGTTGTGGCTCTGTTGGTACTGGATTAGACATAATTTTTTCATACACATAGGTCACAGTTTGTGAGTCTTCTGTGAATGTACCGTCTGCGTTCTCTGGCTGCTCGACAAGCTTGTACCCTTCAATCTCTTTCGGGTTGGATGTATAGTCCACTTCCTACTTCACCTGTTAGCTTTTCAGAATCTGCGATCGGGTTCCCGTCTTGGTCAACGTGAATGATTTTCACTTCGCCTGACGTTGGCGTATCTTTGATTTTTTCATACACATAGGTCACGGTTTGTGAGTCTTCTGTGAATGTACCGTCTGCGTTCTCTGGCTGCTCGACAAGCTTGTACCCTTCAATCTCTTTCGGGTTGGATGTATAGTCACTTCCTACTTCACCTGTTAGCTTTTCAGAATCTGCGATCGGGTTTCCGTCTTGGTCAACGTGAATGATTTTCACTTCGCCTGACATTGGCGTATCTTTGATTTTTTCATACACATAGGTCACGGTTTGTGAGTCTTCTGTGAATGTACCGTCTGCGTTCTCTGGCTGCTCGACAAGTTTGTATCCTTCAATTTCTTTCGGGTTGGATGTGTAGTCACTTCCTACTTCACCTGTTAGCTTTTCAGAATCTGCGATCGGGTTTCCGTCTTGGTCAACGTGAATGATTTTCACTTCGCCTGACATTGGCGTATCTTTGATTTTTTCATACACATAGGTCACGGTTTGTGAGTCCTCTGTGAATGTACCGTCTGCGTTCTCTGGCTGCTCGACAAGTTTGTATCCTTCAATTTCTTTCGGGTTGGATGTGTAGTCACTTCCTACTTCACCTGTTAGCTTTTCAGAGTCTGCGATCGGGTTTCCATCTTGATCGACATGTTGAATTGTTACTTCTCCCATTTCCACAGGTACTTCTGTCGAACTGTAAACATAAACCACTGTCTGCGGTGCTTCTTTAAACGTTCCATTTGCATTGTCAGGTGTAATAACAAGCTCGTAGCCATCGATCGTGGCAGGAGATGTACTGTAAGCCTCGCCAATCACGCCTGACATCATTTGTGGGCCAGCTAATGGATTACCATCCTCATCAACAAATATAACGTTTACGATGCCACTCTGTGGTTCTACAGCGATCTTCGAATATACGTAAGTGATTGTTTGAGTATCTGTAGTATAGATTCCTGAGGCATTTTCAGGAGTCACAATCAGCTCATATCCTTCAATTGCAGCAGGATCAGTACTATAAGCTGCACCTACCACTCCTGTATATGCCTGTGAATCTGTCAAAGCATTACCGGCCTCATCGACAAATTGAACCACAATCGCTCCTTGTGTCTCAACCGGCTCTTCCGGAATTAGTGCATAAACATAAGTAACAACCTGTGTTCCTTCTGTAAATACCCCTGTTGCATTTTCTGGTGTTGCAATTAATTCGTATCCTTCAATTTGAACTGGTTGAGTTGAATATGGCGAATTGACTTCACCTGTTAACGAATCGCGTGTTACCAGCGACTCTCCCTGTTCATTAACATATTCAACAAGTACGGTTCCAGTAGGTACTTCTGTTTCAACAGGTGCATAGACATACGTAACAATCTGTTGTTCACCTGTAAACGAACCAGCTGCATTTCCTGGTGTTTGAACTAATTCGTAACCAGCGATTGTTGCTGCCTCCGTAGTGTACGGTGAACCAATTGCTCCTGTCACAGTCTCAGCTGCTAACAACTCATTGCCTTCTTCATCTACATGTACGACAACAATTGTACCCATCGGGTCAGCTTCTTGACGTATACATATGTTACGGTTTGAGGCTCATCCCCAAACACGCCCTCTGCATTGGAAGGTACTTCAACTAAATCATATCCTTCAATTTCTAGTGGTGCTGTTGTATAACCGGAACCAATTAGACCTGAATCCGTCATCGGATCTGCAAGCGGAGTTCCCTCTGTATCCACATATTCAACGACAATAACGCCTTCTACTTCTGGAACTTCTGCAGGACCATAAACGTATGTTACTGTCTGGGTCTCATTTGTAAATTGACCAGATGCATTATCCGGGGTAGTTATTAACACATACCCCTCGAATTCTTTCATCTCTGTAGTGTAGTCTATCCCAACCTCTCCGGATAGTAGCTCCGGTTCAGTTAAGGCATTTCCTTTTTCATCTACATGATTGACCACTACTGTCCCAGTTTCGATAGGTGTCTGCACCGGCTGATAGACGTAAGTTACGGTTTGAGGGGCCTCTGTGAATTCGCCTGTTGCGTTGGATGGCACTTCGACCAGTTCGAATCCATCGACTTCTATCGGCTCGGTGCTGTAAGCTTCGCCTACTGCACCGACTTGCGTTGTTGGCGCTGCTAATTCATTGCCCTCTTGGTCTACATATTTCACTGTGATACTTGAGTTACTACTAGCAATTTTTGCATACACATACGTGACCGTCTGGTCTTCATCTGTAAATTGACCAGATGCATTGTCCGGGGTAGTTGTTAGCACATATCCTTCGAATTCTTTCGCTTCTGTAGTGTAATCTGTCCCGATCTCTCCGGATAGCAACTCGGGTTCAGTCAAGGCATTTCCTTCTTCATCTACATGATTGACCGTTACTGTACCGGGTTCAACAGGTGTCTGCACCGGTTGATAAACGTAAGTTACGGTTTGAGGATCCTCTGTAAATTCGCCTGTTGCGTTGGATGGAACTTCAACCAGTTCGAATCCATCAATTTCTACCGGTTCAGTGGCATACTCTGCGCCTACTGTCCCGGTTTGCGTCGTTGACTCGGCTAACTCATTGCCTTCTTGGTCTACGTACTCGACCGTGATATCGCCAGCAATTTTTGCATACACATACGTGACCGTCTGAGCTTCTTCTCCGAATTCGCCTGTTGCGTTCTCTGGCGTTTCGATAACGACATACCCTTCAATTTCGACTGGTTCAGTGGCATACTCTTCGCCCACTGTTCCGGTTTGCGTCGTTGACTCGGCTAGCTCATTGCCATCCTCGTCCACGTACTCGACCGTGAGGTCTTCTGCTACTTTGGCGTAGACATACGTGACCGTCTGAGCTTCTTCTCCGAATTCGCCTGTTGCGTTCTCTGGCGTTTCGATGACAACATAGCCTTCAATTTCGACTGGTTCAGTGGCATACTCTTCGCCCACCGTTCCGGTTTGCGTCGTTGACGCAGCTAGCTCATTGCCATCCTCATCCACGTACTCGACCGTGAGGTCTTCTGCTACTTTGGCGTAGACATACGTGACCGTCTGAGCTTCTTCTCCGAATTCGCCTGTTGCGTTCGCTGGTGTTTCGATGACGACATAGCCTTCAATTTCGACTGGTTCAGTGGCATACTCTTCGCCCACTGTCCCCGTTTGCGTCGTAGACGCAGCTAGCTCATTGCCATCCTCATCCACGTACTCGACCGTGAGGTCTTCTGCTACTTTCGCGTAGACATACGTGACCGTCTGAGCTTCTTCTCCGAATTCGCCTGTTGCGTTCGCTGGTGTTTCGATGACGACATAGCCTTCAATTTCGACTGGTTCAGTGGCATACTCTTCGCCCACTGTCCCGGTTTGCGTCGTTGACGCAGCTAGCTCATTGCCATCCTCGTCCACGTACTCGACCGTGAGATCTTCTGCTACTTTGGCGTAGACATACGTGACCGTCTGAGCTTCTTCTCCGAATTCGCCTGTTGCGTTCTCTGGCGTTTCGATGACGACATACCCTTCAATTTCGACTGGTTCAGTGGCATACTCTTCGCCCACTGTCCCGGTTTGCGTCGTTGACGCAGCTAGCTCATTGCCATCCTCGTCCACGTACTCGACCGTGAGATCTTCTGCTACTTTGGCGTAGACATACGTGACCGTCTGAGCTTCTTCTCCGAATTCGCCTGTTGCATTCTCTGGCGTTTCGATAACGACATACCCTTCAATTTCGACTGGTTCAGTGGCATACTCTTCGCCCACTGTTCCGGTTTGCGTCGTTGACTCGGCTAGCTCATTGCCATCCTCATCCACGTACTCGACCGTGAGGTCTTCTGCTACTTTGGCGTAGACATACGTGACCGTCTGAGCTTCTTCTCCGAATTCGCCTGTTGCGTTCTCTGGCGTTTCGATAACGACATACCCTTCAATTTCGACTGGTTCAGTGGCATACTCTTCGCCCACCGTTCCGGTTTGCGTCGTTGACGCAGCTAGCTCATTGCCATCCTCATCCACGTACTCGACCGTGAGGTCTTCTGCTACTTTCGCGTAGACATACGTGACCGTCTGAGCTTCTTCTCCGAATTCGCCTGTTGCGTTCGCTGGTGTTTCGATGACGACATAGCCTTCAATTTCGACTGGTTCAGTGGCATACTCTTCGCCCACTGTCCCCGTTTGCGTCGTAGACGCAGCTAGCTCATTGCCATCCTCGTCCACGTACTCGACCGTGAGGTCTTCTGCTACTTTGGCGTAGACATACGTGACCGTCTGAGCTTCTTCTCCGAATTCGCCTGTTGCGTTCTCTGGCGTTTCGATAACGACATACCCTTCAATTTCGACTGGTTCAGTGGCATACTCTTCGCCCACTGTTCCGGTTTGCGTCGTTGACTCGGCTAGCTCATTGCCATCCTCATCCACGTACTCGACCGTGAGGTCTTCTGCTACTTTGGCGTAGACATACGTGACCGTCTGAGCTTCTTCTCCGAATTCGCCTGTTGCGTTCTCTGGCGTTTCGATAACGACATACCCTTCAATTTCGACTGGTTCAGTGGCATACTCTTCGCCCACCGTTCCGGTTTGCGTCGTTGACGCAGCTAGCTCATTGCCATCCTCATCCACGTACTCGACCGTGAGGTCTTCTGCTACTTTCGCGTAGACATACGTGACCGTCTGAGCTTCTTCTCCGAATTCGCCTGTTGCGTTCGCTGGTGTTTCGATGACGACATAGCCTTCAATTTCGACTGGTTCAGTGGCATACTCTTCGCCCACTGTCCCCGTTTGCGTCGTAGACGCAGCTAGCTCATTGCCATCCTCGTCCACGTACTCGACCGTGAGGTCTTCTGCTACTTTCGCGTAGACATACGTGACCGTCTGAGCTTCTTCTCCGAATTCGCCTGTTGCGTTCGCTGGTGTTTCGATGACGACATAGCCTTCAATTTCGACTGGTTCAGTGGCATACTCTTCGCCCACTGTCCCCGTTTGCGTCGTAGACTCGGCTAGCTCATTGCCATCCTCGTCCACGTACTCGACCGTGAGGTCTTCTGCTACTTTCGCGTAGACATACGTGACCGTCTGAGCTTCTTCTCCGAATTCGCCTGTTGCGTTCGCTGGTGTTTCGATAACGACATAGCCTTCAATTTCGACTGGTTCAGTGGCATACTCTTCGCCCACTGTCCCGGTTTGCGTCGTTGACGCAGCTAGCTCATTGCCATCCTCGTCCACGTACTCGACCGTGAGGTCTTCTGCTACTTTCGCGTAGACATACGTGACCGTCTGAGCTTCTTCTCCGAATTCGCCTGTTGCGTTCTCTGGCGTTTCGATGACAACATAGCCTTCAATTTCGACTGGTTCAGTGGCATACTCTTCGCCCACTGTCCCGGTTTGCGTCGTTGACGCAGCTAGCTCATTGCCATCCTCGTCCACGTACTCGACCGTGAGATCTTCTGCTACTTTCGCGTAGACATACGTGACCGTCTGAGCTTCTTCTCCGAATTCGCCTGTTGCGTTCTCTGGCGTTTCGATGACAACATAGCCTTCAATTTCGACTGGTTCAGTGGCATACTCTTCGCCCACTGTCCCGGTTTGCGTCGTTGACGCAGCTAGCTCATTGCCATCCTCGTCCACGTACTCGACCGTGAGATCTTCTGCTACTTTCGCGTAGACATACGTGACCGTCTGAGCTTCTTCTCCGAATTCGCCTGTTGCGTTCTCTGGCGTTTCGATGACAACATAGCCTTCAATTTCAGGTGGTGATGTAGTATAAGAATCCCCGACGATCCCTGATTCAAATGTTGAATCAAGTAAAGGATCACCATTTCCATCTACAT
Proteins encoded in this window:
- a CDS encoding VWA domain-containing protein — translated: MNKNNKWIGFKLFLVFILVSSLFLPSLNVAFAMPNVLEEENEDQSGAVRNAAEDLEFDDSIISKKATYTGNTGEYFIDLTVEGKSRQELETTDIVIVYDNSSSMNTNDRDQISAAETADFVRGLLNEEVNAANNIRMALVTYGTMVFDGRNNEVYSGTSAPPENYSFKTFTSNPNDIINQIPTNVPSERGNNLNGGTFTQQALEEAASLLENSEADNRVIVTLTDGVPTISYDPNRQIVGNGTTFNYNANGQSRTHGQDTISAADSIKSQGITMASIGLELTAGQGATAEQITEVMQGIASTQYDYYPVGQISELVDSLAELSKYFTNTVHRATVTDPMGEYVNLKLGETAGFELATSADLSDGDYFLSASDNTLLQSVILNEEGETITLDNLSLGENEVISLRYKVQLDTDKAGFNPATFYATNAPTLLNPRIEEPDLVHEFPIPEVRGAQAVITGEKTWSDYDQENLRPQEIVVELFRGMIKKLMNRRSPKVRMGHGCLRLKGIQYMTQTVHRLITLFVNRQWMVMRLL
- a CDS encoding MepB family protein — translated: MNDFYRALSYVNELIYKPTNLILKSVQEEKQNAKYGAGRFQLSSTTVRFRVANITPTKTGQFVAFWEKDENTNNQPYSYAEAPDLLVITTFKSDSEFGPICFPKRSSSHSKHS
- a CDS encoding MepB family protein, with translation MAIRVYPSWDIPTSKQAVKTQEWQLPLLC
- a CDS encoding sortase, translating into MIKEGLYFRSEGNEASRYWLLLMGFLVVSYAVYELVQGSAEVDKELIAAKQMIEENKELTAGKQKSVEGSEKGEEEADLLPDFQMEVGDNAGVIEIDSVKIEAPIISGTDEGSLRKGVGHMPSTKLPGQNDQILLAGHRDTVFEPLEGIEEDDLIKITMPYGTYEYRVIGTDVVKGTDTSIIQSRNKEELVLVTCYPFQLFGAASDRFIVYAVPII
- a CDS encoding MucBP domain-containing protein, with the translated sequence MDYTSNPKEIEGYKLVEQPENADGTFTEDSQTVTYVYEKIMSNPVPTEPQPQPDHPEPDQPVQDKLPQTATNTFNIMIIGGLMMIIGVIMLLVWNKRRKTLEIM
- a CDS encoding MucBP domain-containing protein, which codes for MGTIVVVHVDEEGNELLAAETVTGAIGSPYTTEAATIAGYELVQTPGNAAGSFTGEQQIVTYVYAPVETEVPTGTVLVEYVNEQGESLVTRDSLTGEVNSPYSTQPVQIEGYELIATPENATGVFTEGTQVVTYVYALIPEEPVETQGAIVVQFVDEAGNALTDSQAYTGVVGAAYSTDPAAIEGYELIVTPENASGIYTTDTQTITYVYSKIAVEPQSGIVNVIFVDEDGNPLAGPQMMSGVIGEAYSTSPATIDGYELVITPDNANGTFKEAPQTVVYVYSSTEVPVEMGEVTIQHVDQDGNPIADSEKLTGEVGSDYTSNPKEIEGYKLVEQPENADGTFTEDSQTVTYVYEKIKDTPMSGEVKIIHVDQDGNPIADSEKLTGEVGSDYTSNPKEIEGYKLVEQPENADGTFTEDSQTVTYVYEKIKDTPMSGEVKIIHVDQDGNPIADSEKLTGEVGSDYTSNPKEIEGYKLVEQPENADGTFTEDSQTVTYVYEKIKDTPTSGEVKIIHVDQDGNPIADSEKLTGEVGSGLYIQPERD
- a CDS encoding MucBP domain-containing protein; translation: MNKNNKWIGFKLFLVFILVSSLFLPSLNVAFAMPNVLEEENEDQSGAVRNAAEDLEFDDSIISKKATYTGNTGEYFIDLTVEGKSRQELETTDIVIVYDNSSSMNTNDRDQISAAETADFVRGLLNEEVNAANNIRMALVTYGTMVFDGRNNEVYSGTSAPPENYSFKTFTSNPNDIINQIPTNVPSERGNNLNGGTFTQQALEEAASLLENSEADNRVIVTLTDGVPTISYDPNRQIVGNGTTFNYNANGQSRTHGQDTISAADSIKSQGITMASIGLELTAGQGATAEQITEVMQGIASTQYDYYPVGQISELVDSLAELSKYFTNTVHRATVTDPMGEYVNLKLGETAGFELATSADLSDGDYFLSASDNTLLQSVILNEEGETITLDNLSLGENEVISLRYKVQLDTDKAGFNPATFYATNAPTLLNPRIEEPDLVHEFPIPEVRGAQAVITGEKTWSDYDQENLRPQEIVVELFRGNDQKIDEQTVSQSEDGSWVFTFEGYSVYDSNGAPIDYTVREQTVDGYASTVNDETNVITNTLVEEPEISLVKTSEEEAFTQAGDIVTYLFDVTNTGNVPLSNIQVIDPKIGEEVELDTTTLNPGEVASGSVQYTVTAEDVEAGTIVNTASVSGEDPAGEPVENDGQDTIPYEPIPSTVVVEHVDEEGNTLIPSIVLEGNVGNPYESVAEEIEGYVLIETPTNATGKFIEEEQTVTYVYAKVAEDVTVVYVDQDGNELATSTIQTGTVGEEYATEPVEIEGYVVIEIPENASGEFGEEAQTVTYVYAKVAGDITVEHVDQEGNALAESSIQSGVVGEEYQTVGKAIEGYTLVEIPANAAGEFKEDPQTVTYVYGQTAADVTVEYVDGNGDPLLDSTFESGIVGDSYTTSPPEIEGYVVIETPENATGEFGEEAQTVTYVYAKVAEDLTVEYVDEDGNELAASTTQTGTVGEEYATEPVEIEGYVVIETPENATGEFGEEAQTVTYVYAKVAEDLTVEYVDEDGNELAASTTQTGTVGEEYATEPVEIEGYVVIETPENATGEFGEEAQTVTYVYAKVAEDLTVEYVDEDGNELAASTTQTGTVGEEYATEPVEIEGYVVIETPANATGEFGEEAQTVTYVYAKVAEDLTVEYVDEDGNELAESTTQTGTVGEEYATEPVEIEGYVVIETPANATGEFGEEAQTVTYVYAKVAEDLTVEYVDEDGNELAASTTQTGTVGEEYATEPVEIEGYVVIETPANATGEFGEEAQTVTYVYAKVAEDLTVEYVDEDGNELAASTTQTGTVGEEYATEPVEIEGYVVIETPENATGEFGEEAQTVTYVYAKVAEDLTVEYVDEDGNELAESTTQTGTVGEEYATEPVEIEGYVVIETPENATGEFGEEAQTVTYVYAKVAEDLTVEYVDEDGNELAASTTQTGTVGEEYATEPVEIEGYVVIETPANATGEFGEEAQTVTYVYAKVAEDLTVEYVDEDGNELAASTTQTGTVGEEYATEPVEIEGYVVIETPENATGEFGEEAQTVTYVYAKVAEDLTVEYVDEDGNELAESTTQTGTVGEEYATEPVEIEGYVVIETPENATGEFGEEAQTVTYVYAKVAEDLTVEYVDEDGNELAASTTQTGTVGEEYATEPVEIEGYVVIETPENATGEFGEEAQTVTYVYAKVAEDLTVEYVDEDGNELAASTTQTGTVGEEYATEPVEIEGYVVIETPANATGEFGEEAQTVTYVYAKVAEDLTVEYVDEDGNELAASTTQTGTVGEEYATEPVEIEGYVVIETPANATGEFGEEAQTVTYVYAKVAEDLTVEYVDEDGNELAASTTQTGTVGEEYATEPVEIEGYVVIETPENATGEFGEEAQTVTYVYAKVAEDLTVEYVDEDGNELAESTTQTGTVGEEYATEPVEIEGYVVIETPENATGEFGEEAQTVTYVYAKIAGDITVEYVDQEGNELAESTTQTGTVGAEYATEPVEIDGFELVEVPSNATGEFTEDPQTVTYVYQPVQTPVEPGTVTVNHVDEEGNALTEPELLSGEIGTDYTTEAKEFEGYVLTTTPDNASGQFTDEDQTVTYVYAKIASSNSSITVKYVDQEGNELAAPTTQVGAVGEAYSTEPIEVDGFELVEVPSNATGEFTEAPQTVTYVYQPVQTPIETGTVVVNHVDEKGNALTEPELLSGEVGIDYTTEMKEFEGYVLITTPDNASGQFTNETQTVTYVYGPAEVPEVEGVIVVEYVDTEGTPLADPMTDSGLIGSGYTTAPLEIEGYDLVEVPSNAEGVFGDEPQTVTYVYVKKLTRWVQLLSYM